ctaagaattacagcttgaaaccagagagtgaaatgtgctacaataccaaacttattgctaagtaaggctactccttcaacggatagccaagatggtcttatccgttgaggctacaaacactagatttctacttaagtgttttccttaacttatcatcaaactaatacacatattcctaacagaatattattcccatgttagacttggctggattttcatttattattgagaataatgaatgttctattcttagagataatattctttatggacgcggtgctttaaataatggtctgtatgtatgtgacataatttatttcagattgaacaaactaataaaagaaaagggatgatgaaaatctcactttatagtggcactgcagtctccatttatTAGACATGGAGAGaagactgcaaatttgctaggaatggtacacacagatgtatgtggaccaatgtctaagcaagccatgggtggattttcatacttcattactttcatggataatagatctagattcggatatgtgtttgatgaaacacaagtttgaagcctttgaaaagttcaaagagtataagtatgaagtggagaaacaaccaaacatagtattataactattcgatcagatcgaggtggtgaatactttaatggagtgtttctagattatctcaaagtaaatggtatagtctcccagtggactcctccagattggtatctgaaaggagaaatcgaactttgttagacatagttcggtccatgatgagctatgcaaatcttccagtaaTCCTATGGgattatgcattggaaacctcaacatatttactgaataaggtgctttccaaatctgttcctcaaactccgtatgagatatggaaagaaaggaaaccgagtcttaaacacgttaagatttggggatgtccagcttatgtcaagtaagttgacccagataagctggaatatcgatccgtaagatgtagttttgtgggatatcctaaagagactttagggtattacttttacaccgatcatcgggtgcttgtctccagacatgctaccttcttggaaaaggagtttatccttgaaggaaacagtgggagcaaaattgaacttgatgaagttcaagaagcacaaactactacaaatcgagtggaaacacctgttctgactgaacaaccttttgtggaacagcccattcataggtcagggagagtgtctcgccaacctgagaggtaatatggccttatcattgagaatgataatgagttgtcgatcattaatgatgacgaccctgtgacctataatgaggctatgagtagtgttgactcagagaaatggcatagtgccatgaaatccagaatggaatctatgtatacggtatacaaaagatagattatagcagatggccaggtggagacctataaggccaggcttgtggtaaaaagattcaaacaaaggcaatggattgactttgatgaaaccttttacctgtagccctgttaaaatcagttcgggttttgcttgcgattgctgcttactacgactatgagatctggcaattagccagatggttttctttccaagagaaatgaaaacctaatatgtaagctactgcgaaccatatgtggtttaaagcatGCTTCTCGAAaaatggaacattcgttttgatgagacaatcaaagagtttgattttatcaaaattaaagatgaaccatgggtctacaaaagggttagtgggagcgcggtaacatttcttgtattgtattgaaatagagttgacacacataacaacatagcagacccactcacaaagctactttatgaaagtcactttgatcgtcataaagacaagatgggtattagataccagagttattggttttagtacaagtgggagattgaaaggaatatgtcctaagtccaatcatgtattaggatttaggaataacttttatgtaatctgttttgatttcattgatattaataaaagacttgttttgtttttattacgggctctatctatttaagtgtttaaataagatataccatagtttagagtaaagctttttatggattatgatgagatcataatagtgagacctaaaagatgataactctaaacttaaatagttcctggtcgtaggattactaactggtaattaataatccgcagagatcggtacatactatgcttgcttcattatgaaggatgtttgttctcatagacatttgtgtggtgacactatagctagtatgtaggtgcttattatggaataagttcactgaacatgactcgcacagctgaacaactgatggagttcactcacgtgtcagcagttgttcacatagtgatagttgtacaagtatccttagacttgaggtcatcatagtcatcttgagtacactgaactatgctttggtttagttcttagtctccagggacaattattagggctcttctgggtataggaatttgtacacgaaggtagtgtatgatcaataaaggatctaccccttccagtgaaggaaacgaatgttcaaggctgatccacttatgctagttcaggaatctctggtcagagtgaatgaaattagaaaggagtttctaatttgcatagaactacgcatagtaaatggtaagcaagtgattaaattagataggcttgacacaagatccatgccttgtatttaatcgggacattgtagggtagaaggagtttattgtacggtaactattcactgaataggttcttggtattctaagcagtgaattcatattatccggatagtcgcgatatgctgagaagtatccctcacgatgtagaataaatgtgattaattaattaatcatatttaataaattatagaatttatataaataatgataaaatagttttattattatttatttctactaccggcttaatattgaacctacagggtcacaccataaaaagagaatgatttaatggtggaggaattaattaataatggctaataattatttatttgtgaaataaataattaagtggcaaatttaataattgattaaataagatttaattgattataaattaattaagaaaagttcttaatattattaattaaagaatttaatttttggaaattaaatcaagagagagaattatttctaaagtgtttagaaaaaggattagtaattaaaaggtgttttaattattaatgagaataataaatgggataataataataatatttatgaaaaaatttcagctgaaaattttgcctataaaaaCACTATTATAGATCCTAATTTcattctaaccccatcgaacccacaaccaacccgaaaacccaaaaagtttggaaaacccaattctctccacctccttcctcctcattaacatcgttttcttggtggataccggtggagtgcttcacacttgaggagcaactgctaaggatctctgatcgttgtctccgaattattttaaaggttagattcgatccctcgaatttttattcacgatttatatgcttttatttgaattttatatgtgtaaaagtgttttgccatgcccccgctgcgttaaaaatccaacaaaatATACAGAGAACTTAGCTTAACTCTTACAAATCATATGTAAAATTTTGGGATTGTATTAGATATAAATTATTCAGGATTTTTTTTTCTGATTTAGAATATGTTTTTctatttaattaagatttttaacAAATTCATTATTATATGTTTACATTCAATTAagatttcaaattttcttttaattgatattcaatcaaaattttatattatcCTTTAAAATTCAATTAAATTTTGGTAAACTCTTTTAAAACTCATGAAAGATTTACTACACGTGTGGCAATTTATTTTAAAGGATCAACGAAAAATGCTAGAGTTTCAAAAACAGTTCCCAAAATAATAAACCGCGTGCTATTAAATGTTCAATCATAATTAAAATGAGTCTCGTGTATTAATATGAATTCTACGAATTCAAAGATGACACGTGTCATTTCGGGAATATCTTTGGATTTTTTTATATGTAACATTGCTTTTGGTCAATAATCTAGGTAATCCTTCAACAATCTCCAAGATTTTGAGCAAAGCATTCTCATTAAATTTAAAATCAGATGTTATAATCTCTAGATTATTATTATCCCCCTTAAAATCTTTGTAAAATCTTGAAATTCAAATATAAAAATCTGCATTGAAAACTAATGTACTAACCTGATCTCATACTTTAGTGGCAGATTTAGGTGTGTAATTCATGCCATATTGCAATTTCTGCATTAAAACATTGCACACAGTACCATTTCATCGGTATTTGCTTCATTCTCCGTATTATTTTCCTTACATTGTTGAACTTGTGAAGTCATCTAAAAGaatgtattttttaatttaatgGAGTACTATGGAGTAAGATAATTGTTTGTTGATAGGTTCTTGATCATTTTGATTTTTTCAGGTTTTTTCTGAGAATTGTTTATTTTACCTTTCTGTCAAAAAGAATGGATGACAAAAATGGTGTATTAGCAATGTATCCATGGTTTGCCATGGGCCACCTTACTAGTTTTCTTCATCTTTCCAACAAACTTGCAGAAAGAGGCCATAAAATCTACTTCTATGTGCCCACCAAAACACTCTACAAGTTAGAGCAGTTTAATCTTCACCCGAATCTCATTACTTTCATACCGATCACTGTCCCACATGTTGAAGGCCTTCCTCCTGGTGCTGAAACAACTGCTGATATTACCTATCCAATGCAGCCTAATCTTATGACAGCTATGGACATGACACAGCCTATAACTGAAGCTTCTCTTAAAGAACTCAAACCCCATTTTGTTTTCTTTGATCTTCCTCATTGGTTGCCATTGGTGGCACGCTCTTTAGGTGTTAAGACTATTTTTTATTGCACTGGAAGCTCTGCAACTATCGGATACTGGATAAGGGAAACAGGCACTTTGAAGAATGCGTTGCTGACAGAAACTGATTTAATGGAACCTCCTCGAGGATTTCCCCTGACATCAAAGATCAAACTGTATGCACATGAAGCTCAGCAATTGATagatcaaggtggaagagagttTGGCAAAAATATGTCATTTCTTGAACGCCTTTTTAGATCATTCACTGAGTGTGATGCCATTGCTTTCAAAACTTGTCGAGAATTAGAAGGTCTGTATTGCGATTATGTTCAGAATCATTATCAGAAGCCTATTCTGCTTGCAGGGCCAGTTTTGCCCGAACCACCAACTTCAAAACTAGATGAAAAATGGGTAAAGTGGCTGGGCGGGTGCAAGCCAAATTCTATCATTTTCTGTGCATTTGGAAGCGAGTGTGTAATGAGGAAAGATCAGTTTCAAGAATTAGTATTGGGATTGGAGCTTACTTGTTTTACCTTTTTGGCTGCCCTGCGACCACCACTTGGCACAGAGAATATAGAAGCTGCACTGCCTGAAGGTTTTGCCGAAAGGATTCAAGGAAGAGGTGTAGTAGATGGAGGATGGATTCAGCAGCAACTAATATTGGCACATCCATCTGTAGGGTGCTTTGTTACTCATTGCGGATATGGATCTTTCTCGGAGGGTTTGCTTAATGAGTGCCAATTGGTACTACTACCAAATGTCGGTGATCAATTTATTAATGCAAGAATGATGGGCAGAGATTTAAAAGTGGGAGTGGAGGTCGAGAAAGAAGAAGATGGTACGTTCACAAAAGATGCAGTTTGCAAGGCTATACAATCAGTGATGGATTTTGACAGTGAAGTCGGGAAGGAGGTAAAAGAAAACCATGGCAAGTTTAGAGAGCTTTTGTTACAGAAGGGGTTTGAGGATTCTTATATTGATGATTTTGTCCAAAGAATGCAAGGACTTATGCAAGGATGATGACTAAATTTTCTTCTAATAAGTTCAAACCCTTGCTAATCATCATCTTGTCATCTGTATTTTTAGCTTGATTTCCCTTCCAACTTGTGCTTGATTTTAATAAATGGATTAGGCAGAAGCAGAACAATATCAGTGCTATGCATTATAAAATTGATGTCTCTGTTTCAACTGAATCAAGGTGCTTTGGTTTTTCTTTCCTAGTGGTTTCCCTGGTAATAAAGAAGATAATATTATCTTCTTTACTGAGATTAGCTGAAGAGATTACACCATTGTTTGAGTATCCAGTTCTCGGCATTTTGTAACACTTCAGAAACCAGGCATCTCACACAAAAAATTCTACTACTACTGGACTACTATGTATCCCTTTCCTCTGATGTAGTATCAAGTATGTATATGTACACATTACAGTGAGTTCTTGGATCTTgtaaaatttttgttttattacaATAAAGTCTTAATACATAAAATAGATTTCCCTTAGATTTGTCGCATTCTATGCACAGTGACAGTTTTTTGGCCTAAATGCGGCTGTTACAGAAAAAACTGCTCTTCAGCTGTTGCGAgaagcagatgctgatttcacaatcaaaccttaccaaaaacatcattattttaattttttgcatcaaaacatatacgtcaaaaaaattaccaaacaatcATATGATTTTTACAACAGTTCTTTTTTAAGCAGCACTTTTTCAACAGTACAACCATTTTTAACAGCAATTCCAAATAGAGCCTTAATCACTTAGTTTAATACTAGTAGTTATACATCCAACAAGCAACAAGCATTTGTGTCTTTATACAAGTGTATTTAagtgatataattttaggaaGGAGCTTATACTTTAAGTGAACGATTTAAGGATTGCTAATTAACTGAGGGGTGTATTGAATTAtgattttaaaggatttttttCATTCATGAAATCTAGGTATATTCAACTGAGATTTTAAAAAATGTATCAGAATTTTATGGTATTCAACTAGGATTTTAAAATTATGCTATAAAATCTGGTAGTATTTAATCAGGATTTTAAATTATGCTACAAAATCTTATGGTATTCAACTGAGATTATTTAAAATCCATTAAAATATGATGATATTCACATGCTGACGGATTTTTTTGAActtcataaaatgatggattttgtggaATTGTTCAATGTATTTTATGGTTTTTGAAATCTCACCATAATTCATGAGATTTTAAAGGATTGTCTTTAAATCCTAAAGACTATTCATCAACTCTACGACATTTTAACTCCAATCCGTgtaaaatcaaaataagatataATCCATTAAAATTTATGGATTATATATAATGCATTAAAATTCTAGTTCAATACACCTCCCTGAAATTAAAAATGTTGGGCAAGGTAAGTAGGATGATTTATGAGATATAAATATTTTTGTGTTAGTCCCATGACAAACGTTTGTTATAATAACATATTATATACGTGTGAAGTTGAAtttttgttattcccaaacaatctaacaaagaattacagaagggggttaaatgtaattctgactactttttcaattttaagaattgttctactataaatatataacagtgtctgatttagctaaagtgcagaatgaaagtattgaataaattaaacacaaagtaatcaaatacaagtatttaaaaactttctggtggattgaactttcccaccagagatatatattaatatgagaactctgtgatgcaaagtttgcacacagctgcttacaagttgaacttacaagaacagagaaattctttacagatatggctttatctatttctctggtaattgctttcTAACTTACTTCTTGTTCTACTTGctgcacttggtttatatatcaccaagttacatgataaaaaggcaaacaaataagataaaatatttctagtctaatttcatgctccttcatttctcaatccagcatctttgaatatcttcagcttagcatggaaatggaaatgcttctttgttatcTAAAACCTCTAAATAgactaccacattccatttgcatacaatcaacgcatgtgactgtcaagtcactatcaaatgctcttttgaatttgttcatctgttgaaactcagttagatcatccgttgaaactctgcgggatcatccgttgagactttgttggatcatccgttgagagtctggttgatcatccgttgagactttagTCGATCACCTGTTGaagccttgtggaacatccgttgagactatcttcatagcagttgactccatttcatttatacaagattacaaaatatctaatatttacaattagccaacctatcttgtatatcaatctagtagtcaacatgacttaaaatattctacaacatctagttctctaaggcattacaatatgcagaaatgtgctactaaactttttaatacataagctacccaTTTAACGGATAttgaagtgatcatccgttgaaagctacaaattcacttaattaaatctactaagtttttgtttgacttatcatcaagtacacaacatatcctaacaatctccccccaatttatgtctactagaatcgtaggcataaattaagagaaacttgatgataacaaaacaccctatgaATATAGACCGaattatagtagataaaattaacaaATGCTGCAATTTATTGAATTTTTTTACTGAGGAAGGTTTGTAGAGAATCACAAGTCATTTTCAaagtgctcctctagactgagcaaatttagcttatttccttgactgtctgaacttctttcccaatttcacattgttttcttcaatctggtgttggagttgcctatagaattcagattcatcttcatttgtctgatccagcatttcttgcatctccatgagagtttcattgcttgaaatttttagctgatcttccatcctgaaaaatcttctggtgcatttttcatccttgaactccatcaaccagtaaggcatcaaatgcactctacttcctgtgtaaggaattgttaggactcttgggagtgcatttggtcctctccagctattccttatctcctcaattttgttcagtaccattttcttggcaacaaTGTTGAATAAAAAATTCTTTTTTATTGAGGAGAAAATATTTACTAAAACAGAATAACCTTCACTGAGAATCCTCTGAAGAGGCCAAGTCATCTCGTTCCAtccttgtacctgaagactaatctttctggaagatgtttgtaagcatcaatagctctaacttcttctagctcatccagataaatATTTATGTCtaagaattctttgatgtcacaaaggaagagttgatctcccttgttgacaatTGGTTTGGGTTTGGCCAGTGATTTGGATTGAAGTCTGACATATTtgactttcttgattgctcttttctttgtcttctttgtcttggATATGATTGaaatgtttagatcaggaagaggcaggctatcccaatctataggtttatccttaggaattatgggttcaccatggaaatttaTATCAGGAttaaccttgaattcagcctccttcAATGTAGGTTTGGTTGTTTGACTTGAAGTAGTAGATTGGGTTGGCATATAttcatcctcatcttcatcaaaATCTAGCATCCTCTTCGGTTTGAGCTTGTATCTCATTTTCTTAACCTGCTTTGGTTCTGCATGCTTTTCTTCAATATGAGTCTAAGCTGTCACAGTGGGCATTACATGATCTATagttgcaggcttcttagcttggttcttggcatctaaagcagcttacttttgttgttgtttgaacctcaccttttcttctttcttagcctctgcaaactgtggatgtccagccaccacacagattaaTTTGTCATTCCTatagattttagcaattcttttctttaACACTGAATCTCTAGGATCTTTGAAGAAAGCAATAGACCTTCCAAGCatcttcttctcatcaggcttgggagtTTCATAGGCCATGTCCAATGGATTTTTGTTTGAgttctttggataatttctttttggcTGAAAAATTACATTGGCCATTGGAGATTTGATTGATGAAGGTTGTCCCCTTTCCATGTTTCCTAAGCTCATGTCATTGGctgaaattggtctcaattgagagaaatgagaaaagactttgtcttgtttctcaattgaaccaaatttcttcttgatgttctCATCAAGCTTTTTCCATTTTTCATTCAACTCCAATTCAACTGCTGCTATATTGATTAAATCAATGTTGTCAAGcattggtggctttgtgaaggCAATTGCTGGAACTATTACCTTGCTTACATTTATGTTGAGCACTTTCACCCCCTCACTAGCTGACTCTCCTTGGCTAACTTGaatgatagagtctttctccccttttttgttaacatcaagttgagcagagcttgaggtttgtgcagccaccaactgttaTAGCAAACTTGTTTGAGTTTCTTGATTTGTGAGTATCTTGGCCATTAATTCCTCTATATTTGTCAGTCTTgaatccatg
This genomic interval from Apium graveolens cultivar Ventura chromosome 8, ASM990537v1, whole genome shotgun sequence contains the following:
- the LOC141679044 gene encoding cyanidin 3-O-galactoside 2''-O-xylosyltransferase FGGT1-like → MDDKNGVLAMYPWFAMGHLTSFLHLSNKLAERGHKIYFYVPTKTLYKLEQFNLHPNLITFIPITVPHVEGLPPGAETTADITYPMQPNLMTAMDMTQPITEASLKELKPHFVFFDLPHWLPLVARSLGVKTIFYCTGSSATIGYWIRETGTLKNALLTETDLMEPPRGFPLTSKIKLYAHEAQQLIDQGGREFGKNMSFLERLFRSFTECDAIAFKTCRELEGLYCDYVQNHYQKPILLAGPVLPEPPTSKLDEKWVKWLGGCKPNSIIFCAFGSECVMRKDQFQELVLGLELTCFTFLAALRPPLGTENIEAALPEGFAERIQGRGVVDGGWIQQQLILAHPSVGCFVTHCGYGSFSEGLLNECQLVLLPNVGDQFINARMMGRDLKVGVEVEKEEDGTFTKDAVCKAIQSVMDFDSEVGKEVKENHGKFRELLLQKGFEDSYIDDFVQRMQGLMQG